Sequence from the Osmerus eperlanus chromosome 23, fOsmEpe2.1, whole genome shotgun sequence genome:
tttgggtcatgtgacccgaaggcagcacgagggttaatgtgaTTCATTGGATGGTTGGGTTGTGCTTGGCCTCGGCTGAGTCTGTGAACATACCGGTTTGTGAACCTCAATTTCCACTAATTGCATTCAAAAATGCCAGAAAAAAAGTGGCGCAATGACAGCATAACCTGTAATCGTTAGGTCACGGGGCAAAAAAGTTGAACGTTACAGACAAGCACATTTACAGTAACGGATGCTCCCACCGTTTCGGACATTCCAATGGGAGGCATTCAGAATTCCAGTCATGCCGGCATTCCTTAGCAATGTATGAAAAAAAGGTGACTGAAGACGCAAGCACGACTCCTGCCTCGTATCAGTTTCCGGAAAGCACTACGCAGGGCATTCCTCTGTATATTCTCTGAAAAAAAGTTAGCCTAGGGGTAAACATGCGTAAATAATAGGCAACAGTGTATCCAACGTGGGAAACCTTACCTGTAGTTGCCACAATTGCGGCATTAGACGTATGGCTCGACAGATCATTCGAGTAACCGCTTTCCAATCCAAGTACCGCAGAGATGACGAGTCCACGTAGCAATAGTAGCATTGCATGAGTCAAGAAAGTCATCGTGAAGAAACCTAATTATTATATCTCGTGTGATTGGATGGGGTTCTGATATGCTTCCCAAGAAGAAAAACTGTTCGGGTTTCTGCTATGTGCAAAACAATGTATGCTGTTGCCAAAATTGCATTTTGGGAAGAAAATCACGAATGTGTCGAGTCACAAGTAGGCTAAAGAACGTCAGATACAACAGTTAGCTATATCAAATGACTTCAACCGCAGTAAGATTGACTGTGTTGTAAAAAAAATGAAACTCAGTTAAAGAGTATTTTCTACATAAACGTTTGATGCTATTATTTGTTTATAATATAGCCATTTAATACTTTAAATAATGAACGTCAACACATCTGAATAATTCTTTAAATGAGAATTTAAGACTAAATAGGCTATATCGCCTAAAGATTTAATCAGTAGCCTAGGCAATGGGTGACAGTGAAGTAGCCTAGACTGTCAAGCGATTTCCCTTAAGCGCTTGATATTAGAGGTATAGAATAAATCGGTATCTTATGGTTGAACTTTTAAGAAAAAAAGTGGAAAATATTATGTTCTCTCTCGAAGCAAACCCACAGCCCCAAAGGCCAGCTTGTtgtcaaaaataaaaaatgtacccCCTGCAACTCAAGTGCAATATCCGATCCTTGAATGAGTTAAGACAAAATATAGTCACTGTACTTCCACGTACAGCATGCAGATATCGATGTTTCCTTCGGCATATTGAACAGGCAGTCACAGAGGTCCGCCTCTTCAAATGTAAGTAGAAAATCCACTATGCATAAAAAAGAATTAGCAGCAATTCTCTCGTCCTTCCAATCCCTCCGACGGGCACTTTACCCAAACGACAGCCGCCCACGACGTTCACCCACTTTTTCTAATGAAGTTGATGTCAGGGTTCCATGTCTTCGCTAGATAATGTAGACTACATGTGTTTGTAGCTACTGTCGTATCAACTGCTGGCCGGCTTATGCAGAAGTAGATCCTTGGGGCGGAAGTAAGTATGCAAATAATTTGACATCAGGGACCGTATGCTGTCCCTACGCGCAAGGCATTTGCGCGGGGATGTTGTAACAATGATTCGTCTGATTCACCGGGGATGTCTCCGTGGTCACTTTGTATCGCATCCAAAGAATTCCACGCCTCAGACACAGGCAACCGATCGCTTTTTTACTCGTGCATTTACCCGGCGAGGACCTGGTCTGTCTGGAGGATAAACTGCATCCAAAGCAGAGGAATTCTCTTCAGAAACTTCGGGGGGGTTGTCTCATTATAATGCCTCCATGGTGTTTCCTCGTCACGGTGACGCGGATGCCTCTCGGTCTATTGTTTCACGCTTCCCATTGCATTTGGTCCCCGTCGCGCGACAACCGTGGCTCCGTCCAAGTTTTCCTCCTTGCTGAGCCCTTCTATTGGTCAGATTGTCCCAACATGGCAATGTGTGATTGGTTGCCTAGCAAATCCTTTTGTCAAATTTTGAGAACTAAGGAGCGGGAAAGAAGCCTCCTAAATCATGGTCGCCGTAGTCGTATGGTAAAGCTTTAATGTGCATAAATgctaaaatgtgttttattcaTGGTTTATTTACGTATCGCGGTCTGGTTATAGGCATCCACCATTAATCCACATACTGTACAATCCTGTAAACTAAGATGGTAACgaactaaccttaaccctaaaaAGGGTTCGATCGCATACATTTTTCCTAGTTTTCAATTTAATATTCACCCACCATTTCAAAGTGCGTTATTACTATAAATTGGACCGCGTTAGCAAATATATTTATACACATGAGTGCCTGTGAGCGAGAGGGGGACACCCGATAGTCCCATCTACAAGATATCTTTCAGCAGCAGGCAGCACCGGTGTGATGACTGATTGTATGAAGTCGCTGCAGCACCGCACCCTGTTACCCACTAGGGGCGCTTTCGGGAGGAAGTGTCTGGGATAGCGGGGTGATTTGTCCAGGTTTGAGGCTGAAGGAGGCACCAGGTTGATAACACAGAAAGCGCCGTTCGGGTGATAAGCAGGGCGGACCGTGGGAGTCGGGATAAACAGGTGGCAGATGTAACGGCTCAGGCATGGCTGCGCTGcgtgaagagggggagggaaatagGAGGGgttggaagggagggaaggagagagggagacagagaatgaaAAGAGACAAGCAGCATAATTTGATATGAGCACGCAGAAGGGACAGGAAGGAACGAAGGCAGCCAAAGAAAAATCATAGCAGACGCTAGGCTGGGGAGGATGCCGTACGGGAAGTGTCTCGATACAGACTGAGCCCGTCAAAAACGATTGTCCCTGCTGAAGCTCAGGGCTGTAGTTAGCTGTCCGAGTGCTGTACATCCTGTCCAAATATTTACTCAATCACATAGTAAGACTGACATTTAATTATGCTGTGCCACAGTATGGAGCAAGCATGACCAAATTGCAACTGTGGAAATGAAGTATGAGAGTGCCAAACCAAGATCTGTCTATATGTTGTGTACTAACAGGAACAAAAATATGATATTCAGTGTTTTATTGCACAGAAACAGTTTTAATTGAAAACGCAGAATTCGACAACACtattttttattaaaagttGTGTACCTTTTGCCAACATAATAGTGTAAACTTGTTATTGACTCGGAAAGAAAAACAAAGTAACTGAATGAACTCAATCTACATATGACCACAAAAAAACATCCAATCGTAAATCGGTGGCAATAACATTATCATGGCAAAACATTTTGGGCAAATTCTAATAACAAATAGAACAATTATACATTAAGATGTTTTAAAGACCTTAAGTAAAAATAAATACTAAGAACTACTGACTGTTGAGCAGAAGGCAATCAATCATTTACTGTACATTCATTTGAGATGTATAACATTGTCATATCATATACTAGTACTAGTTTAAGTTACTGATATTGTGAGTGCTTACATTCTTCTACACAAGCACAAGAACAACCTAATTTTCAGTATAAATAATATGAAAAATTATTGTATGCCTTTGACAATTCCTTTGGGAGAGTTgacatgcaggacagcagcttctaatctttttttttcataaaTACGTATTATCATCACTGCAATGAATAGCTAGTGGGAACTTACTGTTAATCACAGGGCTCGCATATATAGTCCCCTGACATATTCCTGACAATTTAGCTCCATCCAATTCGGCTCCTGACAGATAAAGGTGGTCCGAGCTAGCAAATGTATCATTTGACTTTAGAGGGCATGTCTTCAGGATGTTAGCTTAGCCTATATTATCTGTGGACGATACAGTACCTTATCACACTATATAATAATATCTAATGACACAATACATGGCGGTAATGATTCCTGTTAGGTGCGTGcagatgggaaatgtagttttctATATGATGGGAATACGGCACCAGAGGGCATACATGGCAGGGTGGTTCATATAGGGgtttggtatttgtgtttggcagAGGATGGTTGACGTTGGAGTGGCAAGGTACCTTGGCATtttcacacgcatgcacgcgcacgcacgtgcacacacacacacaccgctcctCAGATGACTGTGGCGAAGAGGAAGATCTGGATGAGAGGCATGACCTTCAGAGTTGAAAGGTCGGCGAGCACGGCCTGGGGAGAGGACACACAAGTCAGTGGCCGTTTTGCCCGAGCGCCCCTCGAGCAGACTGCAAAAGCAAAGGAACTCTGCGGGAAATCTTTCTCCGAAACCGCATCGGAAAGAGCCGGAAGAATCCAGACTAACCTGCAACCTTGCAATGATGCAGATCTGCGTCGTGCAGGGCAATATGTCCCCTTCCTTCCCCTAACCCTGGCCTTTTGGAatagggggtgggggcgggacgggggggggggacggggtagTATTAAATTTAGAGCCCTATCATGTTTACAGAAAGGGTGTAATATTTCAGCCCTCGGCTGGGCTCTAAAAATAAGGCCCCCGGGAGCCATGTTATGATACCTTCTCCAGTGGACCAGGTGGTAAATGAGCAACCAAATAGTGCCGGCCAGCATCTTAGCATCAGGTCAACCCGACGCCTGTGCGTCACTATGAGGATTAGAcaaccccttcccccccacaccacaccacaccacacacacaccccttcccctctccctacacacactGTATGTATGTCTGGTGGAGAGGCAGGCGGTTCACCTTAAGGTTTCGTGTGCCTGTCACTCACCCCCACTCTTGGGAAGCCTATAGAGCCGGGGCTGGTTTTGGTCGAGTTTGTATTTTTGTTGGTCTATTCGCGGAGTGACATGTCAGAGGCACGTGAGAGAATGGCGTCGGGTCTAATTGAAATACCCCAAGTAGCTGGGCCGTTTGAATTCGTGCTCTGTGCTTGTTGCTTTAAAATACACGATGGTGGTCGACAATGGAAATGATTGGCTCTTCATGAATTTAATAGCTTTCCAATTGTAAACGACAGTCtctcaccgacacacactcacacatacacgagAACAGCATATATAGCAATGATCCTGTCACATTTCAGAGTGATATGGGCGCATTGAAATAGCCAGCAagcgtttctttttttttcgggCGTGTGCATGCAGAAGATTGGGTTACTGCTGCTGGCAGCCCGTCAGGGGCCCTGTCTCCTGGGCGACTGAGCGGCAGAGTCTGTgtgccagggagaggagaggaggagcggcgGCCGAGACCGCTCGTCCCACTGACCCCCCGCCACTCACCTCGGCTGAGGCCAGCGACGTCACCTCCATCAGATTCTCGGCCCGGAAGGCAAACACGGACGCCGCcaagactgagagggagagagagaggaagggagggagcgagagggagggagggagagagagagaaagagggcgagagagagagagggcgagagagatggagagggggggggggattagaggAGACGCAGAGTgcaaggaaggaggaagaggacacctCAATGCGAGTGAGTAAGCAACATAGCTTCAGAATGAGGCCAAGCGCCACTCGGGTCCACGCGGGTCAGCCAGTGTGCCGATTGGGACCTTAAGGCGTCGTTAGAGGGGGACCTCCACAGCGTGACGGCCCCTGCTGCGCGTGTCCTACCTGCGACTATCTCCAGAGAGTCGTAGCCCAGGATGCGATCCCAGAGGAGCAGCAGCTGGTCGGTGGAGAGGTAACCGGAGAAGGCCCGCACCATCCACTTGAACGCTATGCGCAGCCTGGGGGACACAAGACACAGACGGCCACAACGACCATCAGTCATCCTAAACGTCAGTCAGGATCCGAAGCTTTCCCTTGTTACCTCTTTGCGAGATGAGGATATGAATGTGGTGAACGTCATCGGGGGAATTTTTTGACTCAAAGTAAATACATGTGTTGGCAGCGTTTGGCCACCAGATGGCATTAGAAACTCACCCTCAAGCCATTCATCTGAGAAAATACTGAATGTTCCAACAAAAATTTAATTACTGGCCAAATATCATTAACCACGTATCAAACATGACTATTAAACATGTAGTGTCTTGCAAAAATGGGCTGGTAAGCTGACACAGCAGGTGTGACGAGTGTAAACATACGGCTGGGCCTCGATCTCCCGTAGATGGTAAAACAGCTGGGGGAGATGGGACTGGAGAAGACTCTCAAACTGCAGGCACAGAGACACGATACCCTGCAAGACATCACAGGCAGGCCGGCGCACACCCATATCAGTGTATATCCATGTTCATCCCACGAGAGCGGTCGACCATATCGCTGTTCTATAAACAAACGGAGATCCAGTGGCCGTTCCCACACACATCCGTCTTCCAAACAGagaatagacagacacacacacagacacacacacacacacactctctctgtgtgtgttgggccttaccgagggagaggaggagatggagtgcAGCCTGAAGAAGTAGCGCACGTACATCTCTCTGAACACGCTGTACAGCTTGGAGGGCTCGTTGTACAGAAAGCACAGAGGGGCCactgtgaggacacacacacacgcacacgcacacacacacacacacgaacaaaaCACAAAGATCAAACGGTTCACGCCTTCGGAATCCTTTCCTCCGTAAACCGGAAGTGCTGCGGTTTGGCGGTGTGTGCTCACCGTACATTGAGAACCCATGGAAGGGGACGACACCTGTTCACGGGGAGAGATAAGAAAGAGGTCCGGCGTCATTGTGCTGTATGACGTTAGTGTGACGTCACAGCTGGTGGCGGAGGAATGCGCTCCCCTTCCTACCGTTGGGGGGGTACACCACAGCAGAGTCCTCGGCTCCCGCTTTACCTGCGAGGACGGACAAACCCACGTCAGGACGGATAAACCCTGGAGTATTCCGGTAGCTTTAGGGATTTCTGTATGTAGATATCAGGTGCTGTGTTCTGGGGGGGTACTCACCCTGTACGTGGGACTTGGGTGGGGTCGCGCTGTTGTAGCTGAAGTGCTCTAGGACAACAGTGTCTCGAGAGAAACACAGTAGCACCTATGGGAacggatggacacacacacacacacattaatacccGGACGATTCGACCTCTGGCAATACAAATTATGTGGGGGAAAAGTCGATGATATGGTGCTTGAGATGTTTCAATTATACTCCAGGAGAACATCTATTAAAAGACTTCTTCCTGTCTCGAGTGCCTCAGACAATGAGAAGGTAACATGCGCGGAGGCCTTCTCCGGCTCTCCGGGCAACATGAGGGGGCCCTCGGTGGATGTAATCTTATATGAATTCTGCGACAGGGAAGACATTTCAATTTCCTCGCTAACTCGAGGGGCACTGCGCTCGACGAGTGCGTCCGTTTAATCAACGGGACCACTCAGTGCCAGACGTGCTCATAGCAGCAACGGAGGGCATTAGGCAGCATTCTCAGACGGGGAACTTGGACTGTGCCCAACGAATGCGCTGTCCAAGAGTTTGTCATTAATTTCCGAGTAAGACagtattttttttgggggggggggggggtctgtgaaaTTCGCGAGGCAGTTGGGATAATCCAAGAACGAGGGGAAGCGCAGATGCATTGGGGACAAACAAGCTGGTTGGAGAAGCAGCCCCGGCAAGCGCCAAAAAAGCGGATCCGAGCAAGAGAAACGTGAAACgcggattaacccttgtgttctcttcgggtcattctgacccatcagtcattgtgacccacggACGTATTGcgtcaactttaccgcatacaaaaacaaagtgaagcattttctttgaaCCGTCGGGCtgcctcagaccccccacattgcaaaggttaaaatagaattatttttatttgtttttgtattgggtaaaattgggtaaacacaacgatggttcgttatgaaccttcgggtcatgtgacccgaaggcagcacaagggttaaggtgatTTCTGGATGATCGATGACATACTTTAACGGACCATTAGTGCCGTATACGGGCCTCGTGTTTGATTTCTTGTATTCGGGGATGTTTTGGTGGACACGGTGCCCGTCACTGCCCAACAACCCTCCGTGCATACCTGCTTATCAGCACTCTATACAGATATCTCTGActgcgtgtgtgggggaggaaagagagaacatgTGTGCGAAAGGAAGGAGGTCAAAGGGACACTCACCTGATACAGAAAATCCTCAAACACAAAGTAGTAGTCGTCATTACTGGCCGTCAGCTTCACGTCCTGGTCACAACAAAGTAAACAGGAGTCTTAGCTCATCGCACCAGTCTCGCTACCAGAAACCCACCCCCCTCGTCCCACCTCAAAGGGATcttcagtgggggtgggggggggggggtcttctgCTACCCAGGGGTGTGAACATGCCTACTCTGCAGCGTGTGCCAGAGATGTTCGGAAGGTTGACCCTACCTTGTAGATGAGGTTGTCCACCAGCAGGTCGTGGCGGATCACACCGGCTTTCAGCTGCTCATAGCGCATCATGTCCTGGAGAAGAAGATGAAGGTTACTGACCACACTTCCGGCATTATTACGTAACCTACTGTAGTATAAATCTGGTACTAAACATTACCCCCAAAAACGGTCAGGTAactccaaaacaaagtgaacctCTAAATCACACAGCAAGATGGGGTCATGTGGTTTTGTCTTCTGACCCCAAATGGTACTGATCACCTGAGCCCAAACGATATTTTAAAATTCCCAAACCCCCTTATAGATTTCATCTTATGGAAGTTTTGAGTCTGCCAGACTCGACTCGATTTAGGTCATTTTACAGGCAGTGGGGAACCAAAACACTTGAAGCATAGACGCTAAACGGTTATCTGTCTCCGGTGGTAGATGAGCGATCATAAAAAGATGAGGCGAGGACAGAGGAAGAGTAGAACATAACCCACTCCTCCGCTTCTGACAGACAAGAGGTACTTCCTGGGGCTGAGgaggaaggaacagacagaatgGGGACCCACGTGACAGGAGCCCAGAGGCAGGTTGCAGAGATATGTGCTATCCATAACACAAAAGACAGGATTTGAAAATCGTCTGGATAGCATCGAGAGAAGATATTAAAAGTGTCTGAATCGGGAGGATGTGATCTGCAGGTTGCACCAGGTCAAAGTTGTTAAAGTACAGTTCTGAAATAGCTGGGACAGTCGGAATGTGGTATGAGTAATCTGCTAGAAGCCAGGGTAGAATATTCTAACATGAAGAGAAAATGTTAGTCGAATTGTTTTTACAACCCGACTGTGTTCCATTTTCCTTTGCGTCAATGTCAAGTCAAACCTACACTAAAAGCCAGCTGTAACGTGGATACCAAATGTAAAGAGACCCAAGACGTGTTGGGTCACCGCCTAAAACCCTCCATGGCATTCCTGGTCTTCCTAGACGAGAAACCTCAAAGGTGGTCTCTAACGGGGGGCCCCCTCATTTACACTGATGGATTGTGGGAAGTGGTCTGCGTCACGTGACTCGCAGCTCTGTGGTGGCTAGCTCACCGCTAGTCTTCCTGGGTCCGGGGTCACCGTCCGTCCCTTGGGGCCGGGCAAACACCCTCTAGACCCCCCACAGGACCTCTGGAGCTCTGCCCAGGGATCCATCACCCCGGGGCAGACATTGTTTTACATCCTGACGGGGGGGTCGCTGGAgctcacggacacacacagttatacaaGCGAGGGCCTGTGTTGTGGTGCCACACAAGGCGCTTTGGCAAGCGTGCCTGAGCTAACTGAGCCAAATGGCCCCTGTGTTTGATTACTTTGGCATCGCGGTGGCGGGAGGAGTTACAACCGCCCGCTGGAGTAAACATCTGCCCCGGGCATTATTTATGTCGCCTGAGGTGGCCTTCTGTAGGGAACACCAGCACGCACACTGCAGCTCTGGCtgctgctgggtgtgtgtgtgtgtgtgtgcgcgcgctcgCATGTTCAGGGTATGCTATTCAGTCATACAGTACCTAATGCGACAccagtggagtcaggtggctgagcggtgaaggaatcgggctagtaacccaaaggttgccagttcgattcccggtcatgccaactgacgttgtgtccttgggcaaggcacttcaccctacttgcctcgggggaatgtcgctgtacttactgtaagtcgctctggataagagcgtctgctaaatgactaaatgtaaatgtaatgcttttAGAATGGAGCCGCCTATTGAAGACGTCTCACACGCGTGTTACACTCGTGGCATACGGTGCTTTTTTGGTAAACGATCATAAATATCCATTACAATGCATAAACCGAATGCTCATGAATTCCTACTGAAACAAACAGATGAGCTCATTCCCTTCCACCGCCGAAAAACAAACATCAATATCCATTTGATGTGGAGTTGAACAAAGACGAAAGAGCTCAGGAGTTGGACAAAAACCACTTCAGTGGGCCATGCCAATCATTAACAGTGCAAAGGGCAGGAGGTAAAGAGTTCAGGTCCTAGGCAACCTGGTGTTTGGGAACAGCAGCAGCTGTGCATGCATGGCAGGTTTACACCAACCACTCACAAACAGAGAACATCGGGGAACAgagtttgtgtgcctgtgtttctgtgtgtgtgtataagtatgCATCTCTTGTtcatatgaatgtgtgtgtgtgtgtgtgtgtatataatcatacatgtgttcctgtgtgtgtcagcgggTGGGTGTCTGCATGCACACTTGAGCGTatccgtgtgcgtgtgtgttacctctggCTCGTTGGTGGAGTTGAGGGCGAGGGCCCAGAGGGCAGCCCGGAGCCCGGTGGGACAGCCCTGTCTGCTGTACTGCTGTGCTGCCGCACTGTCCTGCTCGCCCACCactggagacacacatacacatcccaACACGCGCCGCATCAACACCACGCGCTAGCAGGATACCTCGAGCAGGATCTCTCCAAACACAAGTGTCtggacacacacgcttacattcCTACCCTACACCCCTGGGTGAAAGAAAAAATCAAGGAGGCGCaaatactccccccccccccccccccaccctccgccCTTCGCCGCAATAAACCACTTGGGCGCTCTGCTGAAGCCTGAATCACTCTCAGAAATGCACTcggtcttcctgtgtgtgccgTGTCAAGTCCTAAACACACATGGCCCTTGACTGCGGGTGTTAGAGAGCCATAACATCTCCGACAGGTAAACATTCGGCCCCTCATCTTCCTTAATACATCTTTAGAgtgccctgtctgcctgtctgcctgcctgccgggCCTGTTGGCCAGGGCTGGCCTTAGCACCCGAGTGCTAAACACATTCCAACGGCCAGGCTGACGGAGAGCCGGCGGGCCTAAGAGCGTGTTTACAAAATGGTCCCGGTGTTTTGATGTGATCACTGGCGGAAGGATCTTATTGGCCTTTGGGAGGGTGTTATGGCATCGGCGTCCAGGGACAGGAATGAGACCGGGGGAAAAGAACCCTCCCCCCCGCCTGCGCTGTTTGGACTGGCCGGAGTGCAGTGGGGACTACACCACTTGAGGGACTGAAGGGGGGGATTAGTTAGGCATGTGCTGACATTAGTGGGTTTCCTTCgaaagatagtgtgtgtgtgttgtgtacatgcaggtgtgtgtgtgtgtgtgtctgctggagcGCGGGTTTGTGTCTCCAAACACGTCGCAAACGCATTCTCGTTTGGCTGCATTACAACATGGCAAAAGCAAATGACAAAGATACACACTTTTATATAAACGCGATAAGAAGAAGATATTGAAATGGTCTGCTATCAAACGTACCTTTCTTTCCAATGCGAACATGTTCGTGTTCAAACATATCTGCTCGACGAAGGGAGAGACAGGCCACAGAAACACTTCAGTTCTAATGTCGGAGTGGCAACCGTTCCAGAGAAGTGGCAACTTTATCAGTTTGGTTTACAAATACAAGGCTCAGGAGACAAAAGATATTTAAACCCACGGCACACAGATATTCTTTGAGGAATCCCAGACGACCaaatggcgagagagagagagagagagagagagagagagagagagagagagagagagagagagagagagagagagagagagagagagagagagagagagagagagaatgcaagCCTGTGGTTTAATCCCTTCCAACCCCTTATTTGATCTTTGTCGATTGAAACACAGACTGTTGTGATGGCTGTTACCTGCGTGAACCTGGGTGTGGTCATCGATGCCCAGTTGTCCAGTGGTCAGACTCAGCTCAGAGTAGGCCTCTCTCTGCGGGTCAGATAACCATCAGACTGGACACCTCATCAAAAGTCATCTCAGTATTTAAGGTTTTCACAAACCATCACTCACCACATCAAACATTGCTTTTGGCGTTTACCAGTCATTAACTTTGATCTATTACTGATCggatttaaacaatgaaaagtaGAAACTGAACTGTAGGCTTCACCCACACGACAACAGGGGGAACCCTAACACAGACACCCTACCATCTGTGGTATATCCCTGACATGGAGGGGTACTTGGATCAGGCCCCAGTGGCTCCTGGCACTGGTCTCCTCGCTGACGTCATAGTTGGGGTTCCGCAGGCTAATCAGCACCTAGGGGGGCATGGGAAATGTGGTCCATAACGGATGATAGAAAACCTACCCCTCCCAATATCAATTTGTAAGGGAGTCTTTGACCAGTACCCTGTGGAGATGAAATACTTCTCACCTCCAGGAAGTCTTTAGGGGCATAGACAGGCCTGAAGCGACTTAGATctatggcagagagagagagggagtgaagacaAAGAGACATTCCAAATCCCTGTTGTCACCTACTATGCCCGTTTCCAGTGAGTTATGTGGCCCTGCAGAGATGCATCCTGCTGTCTGAAGTGGGCTTTTCCAGCTCCAGGCTGGGGAGAAACTGCCATAAAGTCAAGGGTCTTGTGTGCTCAGATGGAGGGCatgcgggagggggggagggggggtggggctcTCGTTACTGTAGCCAGGCCACCGGGGAAGTCTGCTTAGCCTCTGGACCTGCCGGGCCTCCAGTGTGTTTATACCTGAGGTCGGCTCACACTCGTAAATGTTATCATACCCCCATTCTCCCTGATAGTATTGTCAGACAGCATTATGCTGTGAGGGACGCTGCGCACACGCACAAGCTCCGGGTTCAGGGTGAACCCGTCCAGGGGCAAACCGCCGCGCACGAACCAAACGCACCTGGGCCGAGAAGACGCGGAAGCatgacggcacacacacacacacacctggctcgTCTGTTCCCATCTCGTTCCATTTTTTGGTGAGCTCCTTCTGCTCCAGCGCAGGCCTCTGGAAAACCACAAACGAGCCACACTGATCGGGAGCCAAAtatagacggggggggggggggggggcgacgctCGACGTGGAGTCGTAATGAACCTCGAATCAAACGCACGTCGCAAAACCCCGATTATGGGACATCTTTTTTTCTGTGTTTAGCGCCATGCATGTTGAGACAGCCTACCTTACGAGCCAGAGGAACACCCAGCTCGGTGCACATGCTGTTCAGGCTTTTGAGGATGCGCTTCTCCCAACTGGCCTGTtcagagtgacacacacacacacacacatacagcttgGTATGAGGCAGCCGTCT
This genomic interval carries:
- the tbc1d19 gene encoding TBC1 domain family member 19 isoform X3 encodes the protein MRKAQASWEKRILKSLNSMCTELGVPLARKRPALEQKELTKKWNEMGTDEPDLSRFRPVYAPKDFLEVLISLRNPNYDVSEETSARSHWGLIQVPLHVRDIPQMREAYSELSLTTGQLGIDDHTQVHAADMFEHEHVRIGKKVVGEQDSAAAQQYSRQGCPTGLRAALWALALNSTNEPEDMMRYEQLKAGVIRHDLLVDNLIYKDVKLTASNDDYYFVFEDFLYQVLLCFSRDTVVLEHFSYNSATPPKSHVQGKAGAEDSAVVYPPNGVVPFHGFSMYVAPLCFLYNEPSKLYSVFREMYVRYFFRLHSISSSPSGIVSLCLQFESLLQSHLPQLFYHLREIEAQPLRIAFKWMVRAFSGYLSTDQLLLLWDRILGYDSLEIVAVLAASVFAFRAENLMEVTSLASAEAVLADLSTLKVMPLIQIFLFATVI
- the tbc1d19 gene encoding TBC1 domain family member 19 isoform X2 is translated as MMDEGTELSLTIAHVVQRLKGTHLHSQIERQAKDCLNQPEIKLDCLKEDVRNFLKTSGWERKLQNAVYREMHMRPAPRHPSAPPEHHKEPLAYMRKAQASWEKRILKSLNSMCTELGVPLARKRPALEQKELTKKWNEMGTDEPDLSRFRPVYAPKDFLEVLISLRNPNYDVSEETSARSHWGLIQVPLHVRDIPQMREAYSELSLTTGQLGIDDHTQVHADMFEHEHVRIGKKVVGEQDSAAAQQYSRQGCPTGLRAALWALALNSTNEPEDMMRYEQLKAGVIRHDLLVDNLIYKDVKLTASNDDYYFVFEDFLYQVLLCFSRDTVVLEHFSYNSATPPKSHVQGKAGAEDSAVVYPPNGVVPFHGFSMYVAPLCFLYNEPSKLYSVFREMYVRYFFRLHSISSSPSGIVSLCLQFESLLQSHLPQLFYHLREIEAQPLRIAFKWMVRAFSGYLSTDQLLLLWDRILGYDSLEIVAVLAASVFAFRAENLMEVTSLASAEAVLADLSTLKVMPLIQIFLFATVI
- the tbc1d19 gene encoding TBC1 domain family member 19 isoform X1, which gives rise to MMDEGTELSLTIAHVVQRLKGTHLHSQIERQAKDCLNQPEIKLDCLKEDVRNFLKTSGWERKLQNAVYREMHMRPAPRHPSAPPEHHKEPLAYMRKAQASWEKRILKSLNSMCTELGVPLARKRPALEQKELTKKWNEMGTDEPDLSRFRPVYAPKDFLEVLISLRNPNYDVSEETSARSHWGLIQVPLHVRDIPQMREAYSELSLTTGQLGIDDHTQVHAADMFEHEHVRIGKKVVGEQDSAAAQQYSRQGCPTGLRAALWALALNSTNEPEDMMRYEQLKAGVIRHDLLVDNLIYKDVKLTASNDDYYFVFEDFLYQVLLCFSRDTVVLEHFSYNSATPPKSHVQGKAGAEDSAVVYPPNGVVPFHGFSMYVAPLCFLYNEPSKLYSVFREMYVRYFFRLHSISSSPSGIVSLCLQFESLLQSHLPQLFYHLREIEAQPLRIAFKWMVRAFSGYLSTDQLLLLWDRILGYDSLEIVAVLAASVFAFRAENLMEVTSLASAEAVLADLSTLKVMPLIQIFLFATVI